In the Pseudomonas sp. ADAK2 genome, one interval contains:
- a CDS encoding autotransporter family protein, translating to MSRYAWLLRTMPQVFVVPASLLIFVSPPTSGACSLIAGPGNDAFTCDSGTSGALTDLAGNNSLTFPANGTGRINGNVTFGAGSDTFDMNSGTLAGALDLGDGSDRLRISAGQITGAVSQGNGIDDFVMSGGTIQSLAQGDGRDTFLMTGGTITGAFEDGDVARMTGGTIGRVDMKLDNNIFDLSGGQILGNLVTGFGTDTIIVSGGFIGGNISVSGGNDSITVTGGEIVGEIRASVGDDILNWSGGGIIRSAILMAEGNDRATLSNLDESILALTPSIDGGTGNDLLTFDRTATANPARYINWETVNLSNGSRFDLAGNFVLGDSASGTGVFNIDASSTLTSTQGSITPFTAGQFATLNNDGVIDLASGNTRTDDTLTVQGNYAGNNGQLRLQSVVGDDSSPSDKLVVNNGTLTGSTVISVSNLGGVGGLTQQNGIQLVQAQGTAVSDNSAFVLNSTVSAGAYDYRLFKGGVTAGTENSWYLRSAVVAPAAAFSIPNPDPDLPPIIVPAVATPVAAATPTIFSIPNPDPTLPPILVAAAATPTVISIPNADPTLPPTLITVPAAPAGSSPLPVLPAAVPGAAPIPLYRPEVPTWSVLPPAAAQLTLSALGTFHDRQGEQRLLTETGAFSAGWARVYGKNFDQTWAGTVTPRLNGSLNGFQVGNDLYSAQTDGGQTQRTGFFVGHTRLQGDVDGFNEGFEGKRAGSVELEGDSYGLYWTLTDPKGWYVDTVVMGTRFDGDNRSERGLKLDNRGHALTLSAEAGYPIALAGNWVVEPQAQVIHQKISLDSQDDGISRVSFDSDGAWTGRLGARLKGRYEVSGRPLEPYLRANLWHTFSGTDTVTFDHVDRIESEQKSSSADLGVGVVLSLASSVSVYASADYTRNIDSNQLRGVVGNVGVRLSW from the coding sequence ATGAGTCGCTATGCCTGGCTGCTGCGGACAATGCCGCAGGTCTTCGTTGTTCCTGCTTCACTCCTGATTTTCGTCAGTCCCCCCACCTCCGGCGCCTGCTCACTGATCGCCGGCCCCGGCAACGATGCCTTCACCTGCGACAGCGGCACCAGCGGTGCCTTGACCGATCTGGCGGGCAACAACAGCCTGACTTTCCCCGCCAACGGCACGGGCCGCATCAATGGCAACGTGACCTTCGGCGCCGGCAGCGACACCTTCGACATGAACTCCGGCACCCTCGCCGGCGCGCTCGATCTGGGCGATGGCAGCGACCGCCTGCGCATCAGCGCCGGGCAAATCACCGGCGCCGTGAGCCAGGGCAACGGCATCGACGACTTCGTCATGAGCGGCGGCACGATTCAGTCCCTGGCCCAGGGCGATGGCCGTGACACCTTCCTGATGACCGGCGGCACGATCACCGGCGCCTTCGAGGACGGCGACGTGGCGCGGATGACCGGTGGCACCATCGGCCGGGTCGACATGAAACTCGACAACAATATTTTCGACCTGTCGGGCGGGCAGATCCTCGGCAACCTGGTGACCGGGTTCGGCACCGACACCATCATCGTTTCCGGGGGTTTCATCGGCGGCAATATCAGCGTCAGCGGCGGCAACGACAGCATCACAGTGACCGGCGGCGAGATCGTCGGTGAAATCCGCGCCAGTGTCGGCGATGACATTTTGAACTGGAGCGGTGGCGGCATTATCCGCTCAGCCATTCTCATGGCCGAAGGTAACGACCGCGCGACTCTGAGCAACCTCGATGAAAGCATCCTCGCCCTCACCCCGAGTATCGACGGCGGAACCGGTAACGACCTGCTGACCTTCGACCGCACCGCCACCGCCAACCCCGCCCGCTACATCAACTGGGAAACGGTGAACCTGAGCAACGGCTCGCGATTCGACCTGGCCGGCAACTTCGTCCTGGGCGACAGCGCCAGCGGCACCGGGGTGTTCAATATCGATGCGAGCAGCACCCTGACATCGACTCAGGGCAGCATCACACCGTTTACCGCCGGGCAGTTCGCGACCCTGAACAACGACGGGGTGATTGACCTGGCCAGCGGCAACACCCGCACCGACGACACCCTGACCGTCCAGGGCAATTACGCCGGCAATAACGGCCAACTGCGGCTGCAAAGCGTGGTCGGCGACGACAGTTCCCCCAGCGACAAACTGGTGGTAAACAACGGCACGTTGACCGGCAGCACCGTGATCAGCGTCAGCAACCTGGGCGGCGTCGGCGGTTTGACCCAGCAGAACGGCATCCAGTTGGTCCAGGCCCAAGGCACGGCCGTCAGCGATAACAGCGCGTTTGTGCTCAACAGCACAGTGTCGGCGGGCGCCTACGATTACCGTCTGTTCAAGGGCGGCGTCACCGCAGGCACCGAGAACAGTTGGTACCTGCGCTCAGCGGTGGTCGCGCCGGCGGCGGCCTTTAGCATTCCCAATCCCGATCCAGACTTGCCTCCGATTATCGTGCCGGCGGTGGCGACACCTGTGGCTGCAGCCACGCCGACGATCTTCAGCATTCCCAACCCCGATCCAACCTTGCCCCCGATCCTCGTGGCGGCGGCAGCGACACCCACGGTCATCAGCATTCCCAACGCCGACCCGACCCTGCCACCGACCCTGATCACAGTGCCCGCCGCACCGGCCGGCAGTTCGCCGCTGCCGGTGTTGCCCGCCGCCGTCCCCGGCGCAGCGCCGATTCCCTTGTACCGCCCGGAAGTCCCGACCTGGTCGGTGCTGCCACCGGCCGCTGCGCAATTGACCCTCAGCGCCCTCGGCACCTTCCACGATCGCCAGGGCGAGCAGCGCCTGCTCACCGAGACCGGCGCCTTCAGCGCAGGTTGGGCGCGGGTCTATGGCAAGAACTTCGACCAGACCTGGGCCGGCACCGTGACGCCACGGCTCAACGGTTCGCTAAACGGTTTTCAAGTGGGCAACGATTTGTACAGCGCGCAAACCGACGGCGGGCAAACCCAGCGCACCGGGTTCTTCGTCGGGCACACCCGCTTACAGGGCGATGTCGACGGTTTCAACGAAGGCTTTGAAGGCAAGCGTGCCGGCAGCGTGGAACTGGAAGGCGACAGCTACGGCCTGTACTGGACGCTGACCGATCCCAAGGGCTGGTACGTCGATACGGTGGTCATGGGCACGCGGTTCGACGGCGATAACCGTTCCGAGCGCGGGCTCAAGCTCGACAACCGTGGTCACGCCCTGACGCTGTCGGCAGAGGCCGGCTACCCGATCGCCCTGGCCGGCAACTGGGTGGTGGAACCCCAGGCGCAAGTGATTCACCAGAAAATCTCCCTGGACAGTCAGGACGACGGCATTTCCCGGGTGTCCTTCGACTCCGACGGCGCCTGGACCGGTCGCCTCGGTGCGCGCCTCAAGGGTCGCTATGAAGTCAGTGGCCGGCCGCTGGAGCCGTATCTGCGGGCCAATCTGTGGCACACGTTCTCGGGGACCGACACGGTGACGTTCGATCATGTCGACCGGATCGAGAGCGAACAAAAGTCCTCCAGTGCCGATCTCGGTGTCGGGGTGGTGCTCAGCCTCGCCTCTTCCGTCAGCGTGTACGCCAGTGCCGATTACACCCGCAATATTGACAGCAATCAGTTGCGCGGCGTGGTGGGCAATGTCGGCGTCAGGTTGAGTTGGTAG
- a CDS encoding autotransporter domain-containing protein, producing MKTSFTPQEIRFTVCTVSSTLLLCSSMDVQAGPAEDDATPWYRQEVPTLTLPNVAATYPGRYTFNPDLRSSHLSTEDAAPAAWDQLYGQASRRAETDVLSGAFTASGADEFKGPALLTLQSSSGHVQRVGLIGGTSQYQGNSDGLLTGRAMADPGNDTLNLQGQSLGAYWSLTGPQGWHVDLTASGGRVNGFSRDAQGMRQTAEGSAMTVSVEGGFPIGLGENWVVEPQAQLINQRITLDTPYAGANNASSSDLTSWSGRVGARLKGSYDINGLPVEPYVRTNLWHTVYTGNTVTLDQVDKISSSRNSSTVDVGLGLVARVTPAVSLYVSADYSSDVDDNDLNGLIGSLGVRMRW from the coding sequence ATGAAAACTTCATTCACCCCCCAAGAGATCAGATTCACTGTTTGCACCGTCTCGAGCACACTCCTGCTGTGTTCATCCATGGATGTACAGGCCGGTCCTGCCGAGGACGACGCCACTCCCTGGTATCGCCAGGAAGTGCCGACACTGACCTTGCCCAACGTCGCCGCCACCTACCCTGGCCGCTACACCTTCAACCCGGACTTGCGAAGTTCACACCTGAGCACTGAAGACGCCGCGCCTGCTGCCTGGGATCAACTCTATGGCCAGGCTTCGCGCCGGGCAGAAACCGATGTTCTGTCCGGGGCTTTTACGGCCTCAGGCGCCGACGAATTCAAAGGCCCGGCCCTCCTGACCCTGCAAAGCAGCAGCGGTCATGTGCAACGGGTCGGGCTGATCGGTGGCACCAGTCAGTACCAGGGCAATAGCGATGGCCTATTGACCGGCCGCGCCATGGCCGATCCGGGCAATGACACCCTCAACCTGCAAGGCCAGAGTCTGGGCGCCTACTGGAGCCTGACCGGACCACAAGGCTGGCACGTCGATTTGACCGCCAGCGGAGGCCGGGTCAACGGCTTCAGCCGCGATGCTCAGGGCATGCGGCAAACCGCCGAGGGCAGCGCGATGACGGTGTCGGTGGAAGGTGGCTTCCCCATTGGCCTGGGCGAGAACTGGGTGGTGGAACCCCAGGCGCAGTTGATCAACCAGCGTATTACCCTGGACACGCCCTATGCCGGGGCCAATAACGCCTCATCCAGCGACCTGACGTCCTGGAGCGGCCGGGTCGGTGCGCGGTTGAAAGGCAGTTACGACATCAATGGCCTGCCCGTCGAACCCTATGTGCGGACCAACTTGTGGCACACGGTGTACACCGGCAATACCGTGACGCTGGATCAGGTGGACAAGATCAGCAGCAGTCGCAATTCATCGACCGTGGATGTGGGATTGGGGTTGGTGGCCAGGGTCACGCCCGCCGTCAGCCTGTACGTCAGCGCCGATTACAGCAGTGATGTGGATGACAATGATTTGAACGGGTTGATTGGCAGTTTGGGGGTTCGGATGCGGTGGTGA
- the glgB gene encoding 1,4-alpha-glucan branching protein GlgB: MSFSNKEQGHHKEALLPRARDIDALVRAEHHDPFAILGPHGDEHGGQFIRAYLPDALSVQVLARDSGEELGSLEATQTPGLFVGHFDRAQPYLLRTRWAGGEQVAEDPYSFGPLLGEMDLYLFAEGNHRDLSACLGAQLKNVDGVDGVRFAVWAPNAKRVSVVGDFNVWDGRRHPMRLRHPTGVWELFIPRLQAGEAYKYEILGTQGILPLKADPMALATQMPPDTASKVAAPLQIEWQDHEWMQARGDKQKPSAPLSIYELHAGSWQCELDDLGEVARQYTWHELADRLIPYVKELGFTHIELMPIMEHPFGGSWGYQLLSQFAPSARYGTPDDFAAFVNACHQADIGVILDWVPAHFPTDTHGLAQFDGTALYEYANPMEGFHQDWDTLIYNLGRTEVHGYMLASALHWLKHFHVDGLRVDAVASMLYRDYSRKAGEWVPNRHGGRENLEAIDFLRHLNDVVDLEAPGALVIAEESTAWPGVSQNTQQGGLGFDYKWNMGWMHDSLHYIQQDPVYRAHHHNELSFGLVYAWSERFILPISHDEVVHGKHSLIDKMPGDRWQKFANLRAYLSFMWAHPGKKLLFMGCEFGQWREWNHDQQLDWYLLQYSEHKGVQKLVGDLNRLYREEPALHDQDDAPQGFQWLIGDDAVNSVYAFMRWSKDGRPALVVANFTPVPRPAYRIGVPFAGRWAELINSDADTYAGSNYGNGGGAFTEEEPSHGQALSLVLNLPPLAVLILRPEG, encoded by the coding sequence ATGAGTTTCTCGAACAAGGAACAGGGGCATCACAAAGAAGCGCTGCTACCCAGGGCGCGAGACATTGATGCGCTGGTACGCGCCGAACACCACGACCCGTTTGCGATCCTCGGCCCCCACGGCGATGAGCATGGCGGGCAATTCATCCGCGCCTATCTGCCCGACGCATTGAGCGTGCAGGTGTTGGCCAGGGATTCCGGCGAAGAGCTGGGCAGCCTTGAAGCCACCCAGACGCCGGGGCTGTTCGTCGGCCACTTCGACCGCGCCCAGCCCTATCTGCTGCGCACGCGCTGGGCCGGTGGCGAGCAGGTTGCGGAAGATCCTTACAGCTTCGGGCCGTTGCTCGGTGAGATGGACTTGTACCTGTTCGCCGAAGGCAATCACCGCGACCTCAGCGCCTGCCTCGGCGCGCAACTGAAGAACGTCGATGGCGTCGATGGCGTGCGCTTTGCGGTATGGGCGCCGAACGCCAAGCGTGTTTCCGTCGTGGGCGATTTCAACGTCTGGGACGGCCGTCGGCATCCGATGCGCTTGCGCCATCCGACCGGAGTCTGGGAATTGTTCATCCCACGCCTGCAAGCGGGGGAGGCGTACAAGTACGAAATCCTCGGCACCCAGGGCATTCTGCCGCTGAAGGCCGACCCAATGGCCCTGGCCACGCAAATGCCGCCGGACACCGCGTCGAAAGTCGCGGCTCCGTTGCAAATCGAGTGGCAGGACCATGAGTGGATGCAGGCGCGCGGCGACAAGCAGAAACCCAGTGCGCCGCTGTCGATCTACGAGTTGCACGCCGGTTCGTGGCAGTGCGAACTGGACGATCTGGGCGAGGTCGCCCGTCAGTACACCTGGCATGAGTTGGCCGACCGGTTGATTCCGTATGTGAAGGAACTGGGCTTCACCCACATCGAACTGATGCCGATCATGGAGCACCCGTTCGGCGGTTCCTGGGGTTATCAATTGCTCTCGCAATTTGCCCCGAGCGCCCGTTACGGCACGCCGGATGACTTCGCCGCGTTCGTCAACGCCTGTCACCAGGCTGACATCGGCGTGATCCTCGATTGGGTGCCGGCGCATTTCCCGACCGATACCCACGGCCTGGCGCAGTTCGATGGCACGGCGTTGTACGAGTACGCCAACCCGATGGAAGGCTTTCACCAGGATTGGGACACGCTGATCTACAACCTCGGGCGCACCGAAGTGCACGGCTACATGCTCGCTTCGGCGCTGCACTGGCTCAAGCATTTCCACGTCGATGGCCTGCGGGTCGATGCCGTGGCGTCGATGCTCTATCGCGATTACTCGCGCAAGGCCGGCGAATGGGTGCCGAACCGCCATGGCGGTCGCGAGAACCTGGAAGCCATCGACTTCCTGCGCCACCTAAACGACGTGGTGGACCTGGAAGCGCCCGGTGCGTTGGTGATCGCTGAAGAATCCACCGCTTGGCCAGGTGTCAGCCAGAACACCCAGCAGGGTGGTCTCGGTTTCGACTACAAGTGGAACATGGGCTGGATGCACGATTCGCTGCATTACATCCAGCAGGACCCGGTTTACCGCGCCCATCACCATAACGAGCTGAGTTTCGGCCTGGTGTATGCGTGGTCCGAGCGTTTCATCCTGCCGATTTCCCACGATGAAGTGGTGCACGGCAAGCATTCGCTGATCGACAAGATGCCCGGCGACCGCTGGCAGAAGTTTGCCAACCTGCGTGCTTACCTGAGTTTCATGTGGGCGCACCCGGGCAAGAAACTGCTGTTCATGGGCTGCGAGTTTGGCCAGTGGCGCGAGTGGAATCACGATCAGCAACTGGATTGGTACCTGTTGCAATACTCCGAGCACAAAGGCGTGCAAAAACTGGTGGGCGACCTCAACCGGTTGTACCGCGAAGAACCGGCGCTGCACGATCAGGACGATGCGCCGCAAGGCTTCCAGTGGTTGATCGGCGATGACGCGGTCAACAGCGTTTATGCCTTTATGCGCTGGAGCAAGGACGGTCGGCCCGCGCTGGTGGTGGCCAACTTCACGCCGGTACCGCGTCCGGCCTATCGCATCGGCGTGCCGTTTGCCGGGCGCTGGGCCGAACTGATCAACAGCGATGCCGACACCTATGCCGGTTCCAATTATGGCAATGGCGGCGGGGCGTTTACCGAAGAAGAACCGAGCCATGGCCAGGCATTGTCGCTGGTGTTGAACCTGCCGCCGCTGGCGGTGCTGATCCTGCGGCCGGAGGGTTGA
- the treS gene encoding maltose alpha-D-glucosyltransferase: protein MAKKPKATTFIKDPLWYKDAVIYQVHVKSFFDSNNDGIGDFPGLIAKLDYIADLGVNTIWLLPFYPSPRRDDGYDIAEYRGVHSDYGTMADAKRFIAEAHKRGLRVITELVINHTSDQHAWFQRARKAKKGSAARDFYVWSDDDQKYAGTRIIFLDTEKSNWTWDPVAGQYFWHRFYSHQPDLNFDNPQVMKAVLSVMRYWLDMGIDGLRLDAIPYLIERDGTNNENLPETHDVLKQIRAEIDANYPDRMLLAEANQWPEDTQLYFGDADAIGLNGDECHMAFHFPLMPRMYMALAQEDRFPITDILRQTPEIPANCQWAIFLRNHDELTLEMVTDKERDYLWNYYAADRRARINLGIRRRLAPLMERDRRRVELLNSLLLSMPGTPTLYYGDEIGMGDNIYLGDRDGVRTPMQWSIDRNGGFSRADPASLVLPPIMDPQYGYLSVNVETQAGDPHSLLNWTRRMLAVRKQSKAFGRGTLKMLSPSNRRILAYTREFTGADGKHEIILCVANVSRSAQAAELDLSAYAGMVPVEMLGGNAFPPIGQLNFLLTLAPYGFYWFVLAAENQMPSWHVEPAQSLPDFTTLVLKKRMEELLEAPSRGTLEQDILPNWLQNRRWFAGKDAAIDKVNIAYGVRFGDPLHPVLLSEIDVTSGGQTSRYQLPFGFISEDQVGAALPQQLALSRVRRVRQVGLITDAFALETYVHAVLDGIQASTVLQSSEGEIRFEATQELEKRGLSAESEVRYLSAEQSNSSVVIGNSLVLKLIRKIASGVHPELEMSAYLTHAGFANISPLLGSVIRRDGKGEDTLLMIAQGYLSNQGDAWEWTQNNLERALRDELADAMSEQEQHYNALGELRDFAGMLGQRLGEMHQILAAPSDNPDFAPQVTTAKEALASAKDVAAQLEHALKLLKQHQSELNPADKALVTHLLDNKKTILGHVQELGKKAVGGLRIRVHGDLHLGQVLVIKGDAYLIDFEGEPARPLSERRGKHSPYKDVSGVLRSFDYAAAMAINVHNVDNTADAQAARQRVADRYLIEAQQAFIDAYRLAAASLAHAWQDPEGEDAALALFGLEKAAYEVAYEAENRPTWLPVPLHGLYGLLSGLKPFSDLGGE, encoded by the coding sequence ATGGCGAAGAAACCCAAGGCCACAACTTTTATCAAGGATCCACTCTGGTACAAGGATGCGGTGATTTACCAGGTTCACGTTAAGTCTTTTTTCGACTCCAACAATGACGGGATCGGCGACTTTCCCGGGCTTATCGCCAAACTCGATTACATTGCCGATCTGGGCGTCAACACCATCTGGCTGTTGCCGTTCTATCCATCGCCACGCCGTGATGACGGCTACGACATCGCCGAATACCGCGGCGTGCATTCCGATTACGGCACCATGGCCGACGCCAAGCGCTTTATCGCCGAGGCGCACAAACGCGGTCTGCGGGTGATCACCGAGCTGGTCATCAACCACACCTCCGATCAGCACGCCTGGTTCCAGCGTGCGCGCAAAGCCAAGAAAGGCTCGGCCGCCCGGGATTTCTACGTCTGGTCCGATGACGACCAAAAGTACGCCGGCACCCGCATCATTTTCCTCGACACCGAGAAGTCCAACTGGACCTGGGACCCTGTGGCCGGCCAGTACTTCTGGCACCGTTTCTACTCGCACCAACCGGACTTGAACTTCGACAACCCGCAAGTCATGAAAGCGGTGCTCTCGGTCATGCGCTACTGGCTGGACATGGGCATTGACGGTCTGCGTCTGGACGCGATCCCGTACCTGATCGAGCGCGACGGCACCAACAACGAAAACCTGCCCGAGACCCACGACGTCCTCAAGCAGATCCGTGCCGAAATCGACGCGAACTACCCCGACCGCATGCTGCTGGCCGAGGCCAACCAATGGCCGGAAGACACCCAGCTGTACTTCGGTGACGCCGACGCCATCGGCCTGAACGGCGACGAATGCCACATGGCGTTCCACTTCCCGCTGATGCCGCGCATGTACATGGCGCTGGCCCAGGAAGATCGTTTCCCTATCACCGATATCCTGCGCCAGACCCCGGAGATCCCGGCCAACTGCCAGTGGGCGATTTTCCTGCGCAACCACGATGAGCTGACCCTGGAAATGGTCACCGACAAGGAGCGCGATTACCTGTGGAATTACTACGCGGCCGACCGTCGGGCGCGGATCAACCTGGGGATTCGCCGCCGTCTCGCGCCGCTGATGGAGCGTGACCGTCGCCGCGTCGAATTGCTCAACAGCCTGCTGCTGTCGATGCCCGGCACGCCGACCTTGTATTACGGCGATGAAATCGGCATGGGCGACAACATCTACCTCGGCGACCGCGACGGCGTGCGTACGCCGATGCAATGGTCGATCGACCGTAACGGCGGCTTCTCCCGCGCCGACCCGGCCAGCCTGGTGCTGCCGCCGATCATGGACCCGCAATACGGCTACCTGTCGGTCAACGTCGAAACCCAGGCCGGCGACCCACATTCGCTGCTGAACTGGACCCGGCGCATGCTCGCCGTGCGCAAGCAGTCCAAGGCGTTCGGCCGTGGCACGCTGAAAATGCTCTCGCCGAGCAACCGACGGATTCTGGCTTACACCCGTGAATTCACCGGTGCTGACGGCAAGCACGAAATCATCCTTTGCGTGGCCAACGTGTCGCGCAGCGCGCAAGCAGCGGAACTCGACCTGTCGGCCTACGCCGGCATGGTCCCGGTAGAGATGCTCGGCGGTAACGCTTTCCCGCCCATTGGCCAGTTGAACTTCCTGCTGACCCTGGCGCCGTACGGCTTCTATTGGTTCGTCCTGGCGGCGGAAAACCAGATGCCGAGCTGGCACGTGGAGCCCGCGCAAAGCCTGCCGGACTTCACCACCCTGGTGCTGAAAAAACGCATGGAAGAACTGCTCGAAGCGCCGTCCCGCGGCACGCTGGAGCAGGACATCCTGCCGAACTGGTTGCAGAACCGGCGCTGGTTTGCCGGCAAGGACGCGGCCATCGACAAGGTCAACATTGCCTACGGCGTGCGCTTCGGCGATCCGCTGCACCCGGTGCTGTTGAGTGAAATTGATGTCACCAGTGGCGGCCAGACCAGTCGTTATCAACTGCCGTTCGGCTTTATCTCTGAAGATCAGGTCGGCGCGGCACTGCCGCAGCAACTGGCTTTGTCGCGGGTTCGGCGTGTGCGTCAGGTCGGCTTGATCACCGATGCGTTCGCCCTTGAAACCTACGTCCACGCGGTGCTTGACGGCATTCAGGCCAGCACTGTGTTGCAGTCCAGCGAAGGCGAGATTCGGTTCGAGGCGACCCAGGAACTGGAGAAACGCGGCCTGAGCGCAGAATCGGAAGTGCGCTACCTGTCCGCCGAGCAGTCCAACAGTTCGGTGGTGATCGGCAACAGCCTGGTGCTGAAACTGATCCGCAAAATCGCCTCGGGCGTGCACCCGGAACTGGAAATGAGCGCGTACCTGACCCACGCCGGTTTCGCCAATATTTCACCGCTGCTGGGTTCGGTAATTCGCCGCGATGGCAAGGGTGAAGACACGTTGTTGATGATCGCCCAAGGCTACTTGAGCAATCAGGGCGATGCCTGGGAATGGACCCAGAACAACCTCGAGCGTGCGTTGCGTGATGAACTGGCCGATGCCATGTCCGAGCAGGAGCAGCACTACAACGCCTTGGGTGAGTTGCGCGATTTCGCCGGCATGCTCGGTCAACGCCTGGGGGAAATGCACCAGATCCTGGCGGCGCCGAGCGACAACCCCGACTTCGCCCCGCAGGTCACCACGGCGAAAGAAGCCCTGGCCTCGGCCAAGGACGTGGCGGCGCAGCTGGAACACGCGCTGAAGTTGCTCAAGCAGCATCAAAGCGAATTGAACCCGGCCGACAAAGCGCTGGTCACTCATTTGCTGGACAACAAAAAAACCATCCTCGGCCATGTCCAGGAACTGGGCAAGAAAGCCGTCGGTGGATTGCGGATTCGCGTGCATGGCGACTTGCACTTGGGCCAGGTGCTGGTGATCAAGGGCGATGCCTACCTGATCGACTTTGAAGGCGAACCGGCGCGGCCGCTCAGCGAGCGCCGGGGCAAGCACAGTCCGTATAAAGATGTCAGCGGTGTGCTGCGCTCCTTCGACTACGCCGCGGCGATGGCGATCAACGTGCACAACGTCGACAACACCGCCGATGCCCAAGCGGCGCGGCAACGGGTCGCTGATCGCTATCTAATTGAAGCGCAGCAGGCATTTATCGACGCTTATCGGCTGGCGGCAGCTAGTCTTGCTCATGCGTGGCAAGATCCTGAAGGCGAGGACGCCGCACTGGCGTTGTTCGGCCTGGAGAAGGCGGCCTACGAAGTGGCTTATGAGGCGGAAAATCGCCCCACCTGGCTGCCGGTGCCGTTGCACGGTTTGTATGGGTTATTGAGTGGGCTCAAACCCTTTTCCGATCTTGGTGGAGAGTAG